One segment of Bacteroidota bacterium DNA contains the following:
- a CDS encoding ATP-binding cassette domain-containing protein, whose translation MPPIIDIHNATVYRGRTRVFDGLSLRIAPGQNTAILGPNGAGKSTLLRLLSQELFPVKSADSYVKIHGKTRWNVRTLRQHMGIVSHDLQFSYKGWVTGFDIVLSGFDASIGIWPHQPFTDEQQTRADEVIEELGIVSLRDRRLETMSTGEQRRFLLARALVHNPDVLVLDEPTSGLDLKACFQYIDVIRQQMILGKTVVLVTHHVHEIPPEINHLVLIQQGRVLEEGNKANVLTNAALSQLFDTPLSLVASNGFYQVLPG comes from the coding sequence ATGCCTCCCATAATCGACATACACAACGCAACAGTATATCGTGGCCGAACGCGCGTATTTGACGGACTCAGTCTCCGTATTGCACCCGGGCAGAATACAGCAATCCTCGGGCCGAATGGCGCCGGCAAATCAACATTGCTGCGCCTGCTCTCTCAGGAGCTTTTTCCCGTAAAATCAGCAGATAGCTACGTCAAGATACACGGCAAAACGCGCTGGAACGTGCGGACCCTGCGCCAGCATATGGGCATCGTTTCACACGATTTGCAGTTTTCTTACAAAGGGTGGGTGACCGGTTTTGATATCGTGCTTTCTGGTTTTGACGCCAGCATAGGCATCTGGCCGCACCAGCCTTTTACCGATGAACAACAGACGCGAGCGGATGAGGTGATTGAAGAGCTGGGTATTGTGTCGCTCAGAGACCGCCGGCTCGAAACCATGTCAACCGGCGAGCAGCGCCGGTTCTTGCTTGCCCGTGCGCTGGTACACAACCCCGACGTGCTGGTGCTCGACGAACCGACAAGCGGACTCGATCTCAAAGCCTGTTTTCAATACATCGACGTGATCCGCCAGCAAATGATATTGGGGAAAACGGTTGTCCTCGTCACCCACCACGTCCACGAAATCCCCCCTGAAATCAACCACCTCGTACTGATTCAGCAGGGCCGTGTGTTAGAAGAAGGCAACAAGGCCAATGTGCTGACAAATGCCGCGTTAAGCCAGCTCTTCGATACCCCGCTCTCCCTTGTGGCGTCAAACGGATTTTATCAAGTATTGCCGGGCTGA